In Vitis vinifera cultivar Pinot Noir 40024 chromosome 17, ASM3070453v1, one genomic interval encodes:
- the LOC100247321 gene encoding protein SMALL AUXIN UP-REGULATED RNA 10-like, with amino-acid sequence MDGIKGKGKKNMMVGAWKRCQSICRRSKKCMPNISPCSSVSNPEAAKPSKTPKGYFPVYVGAQKQRFLIKTQFTNHPLFMTLLEEAELEYGYSNGGPVSLPCHVDTFYEVLAEMDGGRDEISRPGSSFLSPSHSLGLGDMAKGYGHYSLLISPSRMLEVN; translated from the coding sequence ATGGATGGTATAAAgggaaaagggaagaaaaatatgatggtGGGGGCGTGGAAGAGATGCCAATCCATCTGTCGGAGAAGCAAGAAATGTATGCCAAATATCAGCCCTTGTAGCTCAGTCTCAAACCCAGAAGCAGCTAAGCCTTCTAAGACCCCCAAAGGTTACTTCCCAGTCTATGTTGGAGCCCAGAAACAACGGTTCCTGATCAAGACCCAGTTCACTAACCACCCATTATTCATGACGCTGCTGGAAGAAGCTGAATTGGAATATGGGTACAGTAATGGAGGCCCTGTGTCGCTTCCATGCCATGTTGATACCTTCTACGAAGTGTTGGCGGAGATGGACGGTGGCCGAGATGAGATTAGTCGTCCTGGCAGTAGCTTTCTCAGTCCATCTCATAGTCTGGGTCTTGGCGACATGGCTAAGGGTTATGGTCATTATAGCCTTCTGATCAGTCCGTCTCGGATGCTTGAGGTGAATTGA
- the LOC100854437 gene encoding auxin-responsive protein SAUR71-like — translation MDSVKGKGKKNMAVKAWERCRVICRGAKKSAVYPFSPWSSFSESKPSKRSEVDKPKTKYPVPPKGYFPVYVGARKQRFVIKTQFANHSLFQMLLEEAEQEYG, via the coding sequence ATGGATTCTGTAAAGgggaaagggaagaaaaatatgGCGGTCAAGGCATGGGAGCGATGCCGGGTCATATGTCGCGGAGCCAAGAAGTCGGCAGTGTACCCATTTAGCCCTTGGAGTTCTTTCTCAGAGAGCAAACCCTCAAAGCGATCAGAAGTTGATAAGCCTAAAACAAAGTACCCAGTGCCTCCCAAAGGTTACTTCCCAGTCTACGTTGGAGCCCGGAAACAGCGGTTCGTGATCAAGACCCAGTTTGCTAACCACTCACTATTCCAGATGCTGCTAGAGGAGGCTGAACAGGAATATGGATAA